AGTAGCATTTCAGTTATGTGTtattcattattttgtttatctAAATGTGTTATATGTGGGCCTGCTTAAGCACTCGACTTATTAGATTGTGTTTTGTCTTTAAGACAATACATTTGTTTCAGATGTCAATACAATTTCTGAGTACTTCATTGTTTGGACAAAAGTACaacttttgaaaatgtattaagatTGTAAAGTACTTTGTTTTCTGGAATTGATAGTATGATTCACTTGTTGAATTACATTACAATGATTCACTTGTTGAATTACATTACTATGATTCACTKGTTGAATTACATTACTATGATTCAATTGTTGAATTAGATTCCAACTTCAATTCATAGAGATtttagaaataaatgttttgtacagtatTGATTACACATTTAGACATCCAAAAGGAACTGAAAGTCAATTTTTTCCAATACTTACATTTGTTATCCATGTTGCCCGTGAATATCATAGACATAGAATAACTTCACTCATATCTATAATTACTTTCCCTATCGctcccatactgtactgtaattctATACTCACTGCCCAGAGCAACATACATGTATGTCTTGGAAGACATCTTGAAGGAAATAATATGAGGTGAACAGGGTTGGGCAGAGTGTATTTCAGGAGCTCGATGTTCCATTGGTCTGACACGGAAACCACTTCCATAAAGAGGACCCGGTGCTTCTGCTGATGTATCATCCGACACCATATATACCGTGTTTCATGTTTCACTGCCTGTTGCTTGCCAGTCTTCCCTTCTTCCTCCAGGTGTGTCctgccctcttcctcttcctttcgTAGGTGAGAATCTCTCTTTTCCTGTCTTTCTATCACACTTTGAGTGTGTAGCATCACTGGGATTAAAAGCACAAAGAAATAGAACGAGACTATAAAGCCTCCCAACAGATGTCAATCTTAACTATCAAACACACTCATTGCACATTGCTGTATTACTGTACATCACCTTATGGATCATTACAAATTGAACATATGGAACAGACGAATTCACCTGGCAATACAGGTGTATACACGTCCGGTTTTCCCTCTGACAGCCAGTGGATACTGATAGAAAAATGAAGTTGTCTTGACAgaatgatgtgagccatggcctcTGCCTTTTTATTCAGATGTATAGAGGTAGATGGAAGATTGTGAAACTTTGGCTAGGTTTCTGGTTAGGGGTGATACTCTTGCAGTCAAAGCTGGTAAATACATTTAACCGAAATCCAGAAAGTTGGTATGTGTTAATTTGAGGAGTTGGATGGTGTAACAGCTTTGTGAAACTGAACAATAGACAGCATGCTGTGTCATGTTAATTGCTATGTATGTGTAATGTTAAACAAGGAGAGTAAGGTAAACTAGTTGTGTTTCATGAGCGATCTTTCATCAGTCTTGGCTTGCTAAATTGTATACTTGACTTAATTCGATGATTTGAAATGTAAAtaattgatttgattagattatgAATGAAGCAATGGGAAGGTAAAGTGTCAGATGTTCTCAGTTCACAAAAGTGGTCTAATGAATTAGTTAAATCCCTTTAGACATTGCCTATCTTTCTAATTAACTTAGAGCTCAGTCATGTAGCTGGATCCAGACAACAGATGGAATTGGAATAGGGCTCATCTCCACATCAAAACCTTTTTTGAGTTTTGAAAATGTTTGAATGAACTTTTCACTGAGACTTACTGTAATCCTGGGGAGGAAAAAGAGCAAACCATTATATTAGTTGATTAAGTGTGACTATCTTTATTCAACACCTACACATCTGTCTGCAGAATGAAGAAGATGCTGTTGATTTATGTGAKTAGGAAGGCTTTTCTGATTCATGCCACAGCGGCAGGTTCATAGATCGAGACATGTGTCTTTGAAGGCAGCAGCAGTTAAAGTCTGTTGAGGAACACTTGGCCAAACTAGGTTCTTAGGTGAAACATTATCCATTTTCAGAGCTAGAGTCTGGAGCGATTATGAGCGAGCTAAATCTGGACCGCTAGAGTCAGGTGTCATCTCTGACTTTTTTTATGGTTGATGGTTGTTGGCGTGTGAAACCCTATCAATCTTCAGCTAAATATCACAGCATGATCTTTAGACCAGACATGTCTCTCGCTTTTGAACTTATTGCACCCTAATGATATTATAAAAGGTTTTATCATAAATATCAAAACAagttttctctcttctgtcttctatTCAGGGTGTGAAGCACAACAACAGCCAAAATGTCGGAGTAAGTCttggcatatttttttttattcactaaAAGTTGCATTCCAGACTTTCAGCCTGACACAAAACATGTCTGATCCAGTCATAAGTTCTCTCAGTAATGCAAATGCCGCTTATATCCCTAACAAAAATCCACCTTTCTTCATAGAAAAAAGATGACATCGAGTCGCAGGCATCATCTGAAGGTAAACGAATACAATGAATTGTGGTCAATTGTCTGAAAGAATCATTACAGGCACGCCAATACCCAGTACTTGAGTGGATTAGTTTGGCTTTCACACGACTGGTTTAAAAACTTTTCACCTCTTTaatactttatatatttttttttacccctgtttcatggtatccaattggtagttacagtcttgtcccatcgctgcaactcccgtacggcctcgggagaggtgaaggtcgagagccgtgtgtcctccgaaacacaacccagccaagccgcactgcttcttgacacaatgcccacttaacccgggaagccagccgcaccaatgtgtcggaggaaacacYGTACACGCGTGACCATGTCAGTGATcccgacccgccacaggagtcgcctgccggccaaaccctcccctaacccggacgacgctgggccaattgtgccccaccCCATGAGTCTCCCGGGCGTGGCCGAGCCTGGTttcgaaccaggatctctggtggcacagctcgCACcgcgctgcagtgccttagaccacttccCCACTCGGGGGGCCCCTCTTTAATACTTTAAAGGGGAAATTTGCACTTCAAACAATAACACAGTGAACACctcaccactgttttggtaaaaagctaagggatggTCCCGCATGGCTtacttagttggtagagcatggcacttgcaacgccagggttgtgggtttaatCCCACGAGGGATCAGTACGAAAAAGATAAGTACAACAATttatgcacttactgtaagtcgctctaggtaagagcatctactaaattACTAAAACGTGTTGTTTttccataaataaatacaaaatggtttgggcctagagaaatgtaaccactctcaaattcatagacagggcTATGAATACAAGGACcattcatgatatcaaaattagacAATTTGTTGGGgctatacaatgtttgtttacagttaacattatttacaaacaatggagtaaacaaGCATATATTTTGGCTTCTGATGGGGCATGACAGTTGAGctaagttcatgaggcatttataccaCAGTAGGCCTACTGGTCTTCTTGTCTTGTAAGAAAATATAAAGATTCAYCTATTGAGTGTTATTGACTTKttctacaaataaataaataatctttgCTAGCCATAAAACATAGGAAATGTTAGGCTACTCTTATACCAGCCTAACCAYGAAAAAAAAAAGATGGAATATACAGTAATTTGTGCAACTTAATACTTTTATTTGAATACAATTtaattcaaaatacaacacaatttagtttcaaatgtcaaatgtgtagCCTATAGTTCGTGAATATTTAATTTCCCACTTTTGATAAGAAATGTTCATATTAGATTCAGACAAGTAAAATCATTAATGAATTACGTACATACATTAGAaactaaaaaaaatattcatacaCTTTTCCATTCATACAATGTGTGGGGTATGATATATTGCCATAGTAGATTTGCCATGGtaaattaaaaaatgaaatactttaGTTCAGTAATACAGAATTGCTATATAGATAAACTGGCTTTAGGTAAAATTGCCGGATCAAATTGTTCCGATGATAATACCCACCAGAGGGCTGGTTGAAATAAGGACTAAAAGcccagaggaagaggcgaagcgagagggataaCCTGTCTTCTCTAGCAGGTGGCGTTTAATCACGATATTTGTCGCTCACCAAGTGATGAGTTTTTGTATGGCGGTCAATGAGAAAGTGttgaatttggttaacaaaactgtaatggcttatttgctacgtgtgggttatttgatcgaatagaagtttcacAATGATAAGATTATTAGGAGTGTATTGATATACGTAGGACAAGTGACATCCCAGCAACTttgagataaaaaaaacactttatatcgagTTGTGCTTGGTCACCAATAGTTACCACAGCAACAAAGTCctaaaccctgcccatttctaaaatgtatcttcaTAAAAGGTCATTTTCAACCTAACTttgaccacactgctaaccttgtgcctaaccctaaccttaaatgaagaccaaaaagcaaatgtttgttttcatgaatctTTACAATGTAGCCGATttcgactttgtggctgtggtaattaGTGGAAAccattgtgcctgttgttcacacacRTATCTGCcactcattggctagaatgttccCACCTGATCGTGCCTACTCCCAACTCCCTTCCATGAAGACATttcttttcattgttagagcagcCACTAGACCTATCTGGTCATAACAATGGAAAATCTGTGCAAAAAAATTATCCTAATATCTGAGTTAGGGAGTGGTAAATCAGTAGCCAATGTTGTTGCAGTTGAAATCAGCTGCATGGGTGAATTTAGTGCATATTGATGGTTTAACAAGAGACACACTGGAGAtaatctagtggccaaaattcaTTGTAATAGGCCCAATGGGTATATATTATTGATTTAAAAGTCCAAACATTTATGTAGCAATCAAAGATTTCCACTTTAAGTCACATTTTGTTCACCAATACTATGTTGTAGACTAGGTTTGGCCTTACTGTGTTTCTTTGTTCTCCAGAGCTTGGTGCTCCAGATAGCATTTGAGCTGATTGAAGTGGAGAAAAAGGAGGCTGAGCAGGTGAAAAAGAATTTCATGGCTGAGATCCCTGCCCTGGATTTGTCTGGAGATCAATCGGCGCTGATGGTACGATACTagtcattcattcatttacaCAAGCTTTGCACATCTAGTCCAATGTTCTAGGCCTGCAGTGTACCATTGGTGGTTCTTGTAATAAGCAATGTGTATTTGCATACAAAGTACACAGACTCCAATTCCTTTACTCTAAATAACTGTTGCCTGGAGAGACTGATTCCTTCAGGAGAAGATAGTTTGTGTTACAAATTCTATGACTGATGTGTTTGTGTACCAACAGGAAATGCTCAAAAAGTTGGCCCATACCATCGACAAGGTAGATGAGGACAGATATGACGCAGAATCAAAAGTGTCGAAGGCTGACAAAGAGGTAGATTGTATTGTATCTTGTATCTTTCCTCATATTGAAACATATACAGCAAATCTAATCTTTCTCCTGACTTTCTCACTTCCCAGATTGAGGACTTGAAGATGAAAGTGATTGAGATCCAGGGCATGAAGAAGCCAGCCCTGAAGAAAGTGCGTATGTCTGCTGATGCTATGCTCCAGGCTCTACTGGGAACCAAGCACAAGGCTTCCATGGATTTCAGAGCGAACTTGAAAGAAGTGAAGAAGGAGGTCAAAGAGGAGGTGGGTATTTGTGTGGAAACCTGCATAGCAGAAAGTACTGTGTACCGAATCTGTATTGAGCTTTGATTGTCcaatgtggctcagttggtagagcatggcacttgcaacaccagggttgtggtttGATTCCCGCGGGGGACCCGTACAAatataaatgtatgcactcattactgtaagtcactctggatgagagcgtctgctaaatggctaaaacCTTTTTTATATGAAAGAATCAGTTGATAGTATATCCTCAATATGTCTTTGATATATCATCTATCACAAACTTTCTGTCATGCAGGCAGCGGATGCAGTTGGTGACTGGCGCAAGAACGTTGATGAACAGGCTGGCATGGACGGCAGGATGAAAAAGTTTCAGGGTTAAACACAGCTGTCTTTTCTCGTATTGTGGTACAGAGATGGATTTATATGACCTTGTTGTTTGGCATCCCTGCAGGAAGAGGATCTTTGATCCGAAATGCTGTTCTTTTTTTTACTGTAGCTGTTCAACTTTTCAACACTATGGTTTtggatctctttctctctctgtctcgctctctccgccaaataaaacaataaaaaatgtttaaaaagctTGTGAAAGTTTTTGTCATCCGTTTGCATATATTTAGATCTGGAAATTGTACCTGTACAGTGGCTAGATCCAATACAATAAATATAATTGGGATTTAGCAAAGtgttatatacaaaatatatattgtttgattgatagttttttatatatattttttttgttgagatacaacaacaaacacacaaccttGGATTGAACAACCAATTATTATTCATTAAATAGCCAACCTAATTTTTTTCATCCAGATTAGGAAATTGTTGTGGATGTAATCTGAAGTTCGAAATAATACTGTTCTTAACATCTGTTGTGCTAATACTTTTAGCCAgagccatatacagtacatagagaGTTAGGTCAATGTGGTTAAATGTTCAGATAGCAACCACTATGGATGATAAAGTTGTGCTAAGGGACAATTAACGCTTCTGTGTTGTGCTGTTTATTTCTGATCGTTTTCAAAACCTGTGAAGATGTCCAGTGAAAGCAGATATGCAATTTGATGACACAGTAAAGACTTGGATACACCAACTTTCAAGAATAAAGTTCTATATGGGTGCTAACACAGACGTTCTAAAACCTGGCCTAACTctctatgtacagtgccttcggaaagtattcagacctcttgactttctccacattttgttacgttacagccttattcggaAATTGAGGAAATAAACAAGGTGTgaataggtttttagaaaaatattcacgtttattaaacataaaaatcagaaatcaatatttacataagtatgcagaccctttgctattaaactcgaaattgagctcaggtgaatcctgtttccattgatcacccttgagatgtttctacagcggattggagtccacctgtggtaaattcaattgattggacaagatttagaaaggcacacacctgtctatataaggtcccacagttgacagtgcatgtcagagcaaaaaccaagccatgaggtcaaaggaattgtccgttgagcgccaagataggattgtgtcgaggcacagattggaggaagggtaccaaaacatgtccgcagtattgaaggtcaccaagaacacagcgACCTCcaatattcttaaatggaagaagattggaaccaccaagacgcttcctagagctggccacccggccaaactgagcaatcggggaagaagggccttggtcagggaagtgaccaagaacccgatgttcactctgacagagctccagagttcctaggtggagatgggagaaccttccagaaggacaaccatccatgcagcactccaccaattaggccattatggtagagtggccagatggaagtcactcctcagtaaaaggcacatgactgcccgcttggagtaagccaaaagacacctaaagactctcagaccatgagaagcaagattctctggcctgatgaaaccaagattgaactctttggcctgaatgccaaacatcacatctggaggaaacctggcaccatccYtacggtgaagcatggtggtggcagcatcatgctgtggggatgttttttagcggcagggactggaagactagtcaggattgcgacaaagatgaacggagcaaaggacagagaggtccttgatgaaaacctgttccagagcactcaggacctcagactgcggcgaaggttcaccttccaacagggcaatgaccctaagcacacagccaggataatgcagtctctgaatgtccatgaatgGCCCAGTCAGAAaactggacttgaacctgatcgaacatctctggagacacctgaaaataccTTGAAGCAACGCTTCCCATTCAAcgtgacagagctttagaggatctgcagagaagaatgggagaaactccccaaatacaggtgtgccaagcttgtagcgacatacccaggaagacttgaggctgttgctaaagggtctgactacttaggtaaatgttgtatttcatttttttatatttaataaattagcaacattttctaaaaacctgtttttgctttgccattatgggctattgtttgtagattgatgagggaaaaaaatctgtaacctaacaaactggaaaaagtcaaggggtctgaatactttccgaagtcactgtatataaactgtatataaatatacatatatagtcaaaagtttggacacacctactcattcaagggtttttctttattttactattttctacattgtagaataatagtgaagacatcaaaactatgaaataacacatatgggatcatgtagtaaccaaaaaagtgttctgcaatgtagaaaatagWaaaaattaagaaaaaccctggaatgagttggtgtgtccaaacttttgactgatactgtatatatgtgtgtttgtgtgtgtgtgtatgtttaataTAGCTTGTAAATGTTTTTGTCATGTTTTCATAAAATAGCATTGCCAGTTAGGCCCAAATTGCCATGGGGCGTGCTTCTGCCAGTGAAACATTGCACTCAACGAGTTAATGCCTATCTTCCCAGAAGAGTacactacaaagcaggatcaatgaattagccagctaactttggtAAACAACCAGACAAATGTTGATTTTTTGGTTCATTAAGAATGCTAAACATAGGAACTTAATTTTGGTTGTTGTAGACCATGACCAWTTCAAGCTTatcttttaaaaacaaaaaagtttTTTCGGAATATTCAGGCaccttgatcctgctttgtagtatacccctctgatgAGTCCCTAATTCGCCATATCCGTGAGTCTGTAAGGTTCTGTGATAGATCCAGCAGCCCAGTAGTAGGCTGTTATTTGTGTTATGCATAGCTTACActacatacacaaaagtatgtggacgcccttTCAAATTAggggattcagctatttcagccacacccgtcgcagacaggtgtataacatcaagCACACAGTTAtacaatcttcatagacaaacattggcattagaatggccttactgaagagctcagtgattttcaacatggcaccgtcatagaatgccacctttccaactaaTCAGCTGCCCMagtaagtgctgttattgtgaagtggaaacgtctaggagcgacaatgactcagccacgaagtgctaggccacacaagctcacagaacgagatcgccaagtgctgaagcgcgtagcatgtaaaaatcgtcGGTCTTCTGTTGCAATActcgctaccgagttccaaactgcctctggaagcaacatcagctcaATAACTgctcgttgggagcttcatgaaaggggtttccatggtcaaacagccgcacacaagcctaagatcaccatgcgcaatgaaaagcgttggttggagtggtgtaacgcttgccgccattggactctggagcagttgaaatgcgttctctggagtgatgaaacacacttaaccatctggcagtccaacggatKaatctggttttggcggatgccaggagaacgttacttgtttcaatgcatagtgccaactatacaGTTTGTGGRggaggaataatgttctggggctgtttttcaatgttcgggctaggccccttagttcctgtttcagcatgacgatgcccctatgcacaaagcgaggtccatacagaaatggtttgtcgatgatcgttgtggaagaacttggcttgcacagagccctgacctcaaccccatcgaacaccttttggatgaagtgaaacgccgactgcgagccaggcctaatcgcccaacatcagtgccgatcttactaatgcttgtggctgaatggaagcaagtcccctcagcaatgttccacatttagtggaaagacttcccagaagagtggaggctgttatagaaccAAAGAGGGCAACAACTCCAGATTAATgttcatgattttggaatgagatgttcgacgagtagatgttcacatacttttggtcatgtagtgtatatttagaTCTGGAAATTGGACCTGTGCAGTGTAGAGATCCAATCCAATAAATATAACTGAGACTTTGTGGTCaattgtggattttgatgtgtccTTTTGGGTcattgctggaagatccacatgcggcaaagtttcagcctcctggcagagKCAACaaggtttttggcaaaaatgtcctggtacttggtagagttcatgatgcCACTGACCTTAACCACGGCCCCAGGACAAATGGAAGCAAAACAACCCCATAACATAAAAAAATCCAGCACCATATTCTGCATATGCATCAGTCTTGGCCAAATACCTCTATTGTCGTCTCATCTGAACATAGcacccggttccaatccaagtgccaatgccgtttagcaaactccaggtgtATACATTTGTTGGTTGCTCTCATAAGTTTGTTTttatggcaacccttccaaatagCCAATTGGCATGGAGATGGTGTATAATTGTAGATTTGGACACTTGGTGACCCCAAGATGCGACCAAGTTCTGTAATTCTCCAACTGTGGCCCATCTTCCTCACTGTGCGTGGAGACAAGATACACTTGGATCCTCTATTAGACAAGTTTACCACTGTTCCAGTGGTTGTAAATGTCTTAGTCTTTTCCCTAACAGTGGTAAGTAGTATATTTgggtttttaattatttttttgtacCAATTGCCTGATTTATGAAAGTCAACAAACCTTTGTCTCTTTTCATTTGTGAGCGCTTTGCCTTTTACCATGGTGACGGATGACAAAGGRATTTTACATGCTTGTTATCTCATTTTTATGCCCCAAtgaaacaggaagccatggaAGGCTTAAGCTGAAATTACCTTAAACGAGTAGAATGTTAATGCAGATTKAATTTTCTAAGATTTAATTgctaagaatctttaggggtgccaatcaaacaaaatatttttctctgagcaattgcattagtataaaataattttcACATTTTTTTGAGCATTCAATGGagctctgtatttatttattttatagtcttttttgctAATCTATTTCAAGGATGCCAATAATTTGGCAGGTGACTGTACATGCACATGTATTGTGCAGACATTGCTAAAACATTTACCCACAAATATTTTCAGACATTACTCAGATTTACTCAGATGTGCCCGTCTGAGCACCTAACCACCCATTCACGCTCAATATTTGAATGCTTAGCCTATTCAGTTTCGATATCAAACCTCCAGGCAGCCAGCTCCTCCCAATGGCATACAGATACCTTAGCAGTCCATCTACGGTCACGATGGCCTGTATTTAATGGCCCTCCTCAGCTCCCTGGGCCAGCAGTTAAACTTGGGCTGGGCATCTTAGGTTACCTCCAAGAAACTCAAATGCAGTACTGAGACTGGAGGACTGGCTAAGTATATCCCCTGACGCGGGTTCAGAATGCAAGATGATGCCATAGTGCTGTATTTGGAGCATCTGACTCCACCAAGGCACATCATTTATAAAAGACGCGATATTCAGGAGACTCCTTGGTGGAGATCTACTGTCAGTGGTCTCCTGGGActtacttggggggggggggaattctgTCGAGTTAAACGCGTGTAAATGGAATATAATTggctttttatgcacttttctctctaagtgtattctgaccttgaacttaaaaGGAGAAGTTTCCTTTTTTTTACAGCCAATCTCAATTTTTTATGTGAATGGCATGTTAAAGAAGGGTCTAGACACCTTTTTTTGCGATTTCAcatttttgagaaacttaccccaaatagaaaatcacttcctcatcctccttgTCTAGTATGGGGGCcctgaaaaaacatgaacaagGCTCCAAAAACATCCAAATAGGTCCTTTTAGAAACagcaaagctctcagtatagtaatgttggtctttagatgttgtacacatgtaATTGTGTCGTTCTGTACTTTATCCGcaacgttatattccattttgttgcaACTCGAGTGATACAGTATCTCTCAATCCATTCTACATGtacctgccaaaataaaggaaacacttgagtaaatgaagcTCATGAAACACATAAagtgttgtaaagtgttggtcccatgtttcatgagctgaaataaaagaaatGTTCGATATGCACAAGaagcatatattttttaaatgttgtgcacaaatttgtttacatcccggttagtgtacatttctcctttgctaaaatattccatccacctgacaggtgtggcatatcaaaaggatgattaaaaagcatgatcactacacaggtgcaccttgtggtggGAACTATAAAAGGCCACtgcaaaatgtgcagttttgtcacacaccgTGAATTGCTCAagttttttaaggtatctgtgaccaacatatgcatatctgaatttccagtcatgtaaaatccataggttagggcctaatgaatgtatttcaattgactgatttacttatatgaactgtagctaagtaaatctttgacattgttgcatgtaactttgttcagtatattttgaaAGCATGGGCTGCTTCCACACATGAAGTTCCAGACAGTTGTAGATTCTATACCAAGGCGCATTGAAACTGTTCTGTCGGCTTGGGGTGGCCCAACGCCATTTTAAGATGCTTTATGTTGGTGTTCCCTTCATTTTGTCAATTACATGAAGCAGCCGGCTGAAAATGGAACAGCTTATGCTCCAGTCACGCAAAAGGGAATATAACATTCCGGATTAAGTtaggaatgacacaatttcatgtgtacaacacctaaagacctgcatcactatactgagagctttgacATTTCTAAAATGATGTATTTRMgtgtttttggagcctttttttgtttttcaggGCCCCCAtactacatttttacatttgacatattagtaatttagcagacactcttatccagagcatgaATGAATGTAAAGTTGCGTATCATCTgtgtagcagtgaaaatcaatgctgtgctttctggtAACACTGCCA
This portion of the Salvelinus sp. IW2-2015 linkage group LG4q.1:29, ASM291031v2, whole genome shotgun sequence genome encodes:
- the LOC111962187 gene encoding troponin I, fast skeletal muscle-like, producing the protein MSEKKMTSSRRHHLKSLVLQIAFELIEVEKKEAEQVKKNFMAEIPALDLSGDQSALMEMLKKLAHTIDKVDEDRYDAESKVSKADKEIEDLKMKVIEIQGMKKPALKKVRMSADAMLQALLGTKHKASMDFRANLKEVKKEVKEEAADAVGDWRKNVDEQAGMDGRMKKFQG